The Granulicella arctica genome segment ATGTGACCACGAACAACTTGACAGGGCGCTTGACGCCTTTCGACCTCTGCTCAACGAGGCGGAGGTCGCACTGGTCTTCTTCGCGGGACACGGGTTCGAGATCAGAGCCGAGAATTACCGGCTTCCTGTGTCGGAATACACAAGCAGGTAGCGGTGCGTTTCCGGAGTCAAGCACGGCAGGTAAAGCTCGCACCGGCTTGATTCATGGGGTTATGTTTGGCCCGGCATGGGCGGTTCACCGCGCTGCACTCAATTTGACAGAGTGTCTAAAGCAAGTAATTTTTCGAAGAATTCTGCGTATGCGCAGATCAATAGTGGGTTACGCTGCAAGCTAACCACGCAAAAGAGTTCGGAACGAAGCTTGTTCCGACGATCATAACCTCGGTTCAATCGCGAGCAAAGAGTCCCGATGAGTTCCTCGGAATCCGTAGCACAGGTGTATCCATCACAGCTTGTCTGACAATCGCTTGAAGAACCTAGAACTGCTGACACTTGGAGACAATACCATGGCACTACTTCCCAGGCACTCATTTGAACTTACTTGTTGTAGGGTGATGTTGTTCTTGTTCACTTTGATGGCCGGCAGGGTAGCGTTGGCCCAAAGCGCCGTGGACGGAGCAGTCGTCGGTACGGTGCTGGACAGCAGTGGGGCTGCGCTGTCCAACGCTGTGGTCGCGGTTCACAATACTGCCACCAACGCCGACGTCACAGCAGCGACCGATAGCAGCGGATACTTCCGCGTCTCCCGCCTGGTCCCCGGCATCTACACCGTCAAGGTGACTGCCGCTGGTTTCTCCGACTACTCCGCCGCGCACGTCACGGTTGAAGTCGGTAAGCTTACCGAAGTGAAGCCGACCCTTGGTGCAGCCGGCACCACCGCCACGGTCGATGTCAGCTCGGAAGTTCCGGTCATCAATTCTGAAACGTCAGATTTCACGAGCGAGTTCAACCCCACCGCTCTGAGCACACTGCCTATCAATGGGCGCCACTGGACGGCCTTCGCGCTTAACTCGCCTGGCGTCACCCTGGGCAACAGCTCGTTCGGCCTTGTCACATTCCGCGGTGCCTCCAACCTCCAGAACAACTTCATGGTTGACGGGTCGGATGACAACCAGTCGTTCCAGTCCGTCGAACGCGGCTACACCCGTGTCGGGTACTCTTCGCCGCAGGACGCCATCCTCGAGTTCCAGGTGCTCACCTCCAACGTTTCCGCGCAATACGGACGCGCTGAAGGCGGCGGCGTCAACGCCGTTACTCGTTCCGGTTCCAACCAGTTCCATGGCGACGCCTTCGAGTACTACCGCGATAACGATTTTGGCGCCACCAACCCCTTCAACACCCTGGTTGTCCCTGTCCCCGGCACCACCACAGGCGCCACCGAGACCATCCACATCAAGCCTACCGATAAGCGTCACCAGTACGGTGGCAGCTTCTCCGGCCCGCTCATCCACGACAAACTCTTCTTCCTCTTCGCTTTCGACCAACAGAAGCGCAACTTCCCCTCGGTAGCTACCCCCACGCCGCAGTTTCTTCAGGACACGAACTCCGCCGACAACAGCTGTACGATCGCGGGGGGCACGGCCCTCACCGATGCACAGTCCTGCGCTCTTGCTCGCGGCGTTCCCCAGGCTGATATCAACGCGGCCATGGCCTACATCAATGGTCAGAGCGGCCTCGCTCCCCGCAAGGGTGACCAGATCCTC includes the following:
- a CDS encoding caspase family protein, giving the protein MSERVALIIGSGNYASASKLPNAVNDADDIETRLKRFGFVTQLVTDVTTNNLTGRLTPFDLCSTRRRSHWSSSRDTGSRSEPRITGFLCRNTQAGSGAFPESSTAGKARTGLIHGVMFGPAWAVHRAALNLTECLKQVIFRRILRMRRSIVGYAAS